In a single window of the Acinetobacter sp. CS-2 genome:
- a CDS encoding LemA family protein, with protein sequence MNFIRKTAVTVVLASTLSLTGCGYNTLQVKDEAVTASWAEVQNQYQRRADLVPNLVNVVKGYAKHEEQVLTEVTQARANVAGLKVDKQVLEDPALFQKYQEAQAQMTSALSRLIAVSENYPDLKANEQFRDLQVQLEGTENRIAVARNRYIASVQDFNAYSRQFPQVMTAKVIGMNPKPNFSAEQGAQTAPKVTFD encoded by the coding sequence ATGAATTTTATCAGAAAAACCGCAGTGACAGTGGTGCTGGCAAGCACGCTAAGCTTAACCGGCTGTGGCTATAATACTTTACAGGTGAAGGATGAGGCGGTAACGGCTTCCTGGGCTGAAGTGCAGAACCAGTATCAACGTCGTGCAGATTTGGTACCCAATCTGGTGAATGTGGTAAAAGGTTATGCCAAACATGAAGAACAGGTCTTAACAGAAGTCACTCAGGCACGTGCCAATGTTGCAGGGCTAAAAGTGGATAAACAAGTGCTGGAAGATCCGGCTTTATTCCAGAAATATCAGGAAGCACAGGCACAGATGACTAGTGCATTGTCGCGTTTAATTGCGGTATCTGAAAATTATCCGGACTTGAAGGCGAATGAGCAGTTCCGTGATTTACAAGTACAGTTGGAAGGGACTGAAAACCGCATTGCAGTGGCACGTAACCGTTATATTGCCTCAGTTCAAGACTTCAATGCCTATTCACGCCAGTTCCCGCAAGTCATGACGGCTAAAGTGATTGGCATGAATCCAAAACCGAATTTCAGTGCTGAACAGGGTGCACAAACAGCGCCGAAGGTGACATTTGATTAA
- a CDS encoding metal-dependent hydrolase, translating into MTQVTAEKSYQNRPKAVGITVCKPQFNPQAIRRYYFANSPIMSHLLTALSSTFPIGEQFFVHSVRNVRDRVKDEKLQAQIAAFIGQEAMHSKAHTAFNDAWRRDDYNLDRFQAWLTRKDSYIKGMHPKIQLAITCAFEHFTALLGGYILRHPEILASSDENTVKLWVWHAIEEIEHRAVAFDVYQHVYGDDKVRRMIMRSVTTGFASLTFYSATRLFWQDKKKSLPKVTGNFLGIYLIGKMFVQLLPEYLSYFKADFHPSEIDYSEIVNMWKQRLATEYLHPEFQKERSTGAYS; encoded by the coding sequence ATGACTCAAGTGACGGCAGAAAAATCATATCAAAATCGTCCAAAGGCTGTCGGGATTACAGTGTGTAAACCGCAATTTAATCCGCAAGCCATTCGCAGGTATTATTTTGCCAATTCTCCCATCATGTCACATTTGCTGACAGCGTTATCTTCTACATTTCCCATCGGGGAGCAGTTTTTTGTGCATAGCGTGCGTAATGTCCGCGATCGCGTAAAAGATGAAAAACTTCAAGCCCAAATCGCTGCCTTTATTGGACAGGAGGCCATGCATTCCAAAGCGCATACAGCGTTTAATGATGCCTGGCGTCGGGATGATTATAATCTGGATCGTTTTCAGGCTTGGCTTACACGTAAAGATAGTTATATCAAAGGGATGCATCCTAAAATCCAGCTGGCAATTACCTGTGCCTTTGAGCATTTTACCGCTTTGCTGGGCGGATATATTTTGCGACATCCTGAAATTCTGGCAAGTTCAGATGAAAATACCGTCAAACTCTGGGTCTGGCATGCCATTGAAGAAATTGAACATCGTGCTGTCGCCTTTGATGTTTATCAGCATGTGTATGGCGATGATAAAGTGCGACGTATGATTATGCGCAGTGTGACCACAGGCTTTGCCAGCTTGACTTTCTATTCGGCCACGCGGTTGTTTTGGCAGGATAAGAAGAAAAGTTTGCCTAAAGTCACGGGTAATTTTTTGGGAATTTATTTAATCGGGAAAATGTTTGTCCAGTTATTGCCTGAATATCTATCCTATTTTAAAGCCGATTTTCATCCTTCTGAAATTGACTATAGCGAGATCGTCAATATGTGGAAGCAGCGATTGGCGACTGAATATCTCCATCCGGAATTTCAAAAGGAGCGATCAACAGGTGCTTATAGCTGA
- a CDS encoding FAD-dependent oxidoreductase has translation MAERLNNDFQFLDVPRQEPEKKDLTVRKAEFVEIYKPFTAEIAANQTHRCLGCGNPYCEWKCPVHNYIPNWLKLIAEGRIFQAAELCHQTNTLPEVCGRVCPQDRLCEGACTLNDGFGAVTIGNAEKYINDTAFALGWRPDMSHVKWTDKKVAIIGAGPAGLGCADILVRNGVKPVVFDKRPEIGGLLTFGIPEFKMEKDVMKRRREIFTGMGVEFRLNTEIGTDVTIDQLLADYDAVFMGMGTYTYMKGGFAGEDLDGVYDALDFLIANVNRCQGWEKDPSEYISVEGQKVIVLGGGDTAMDCNRTSIRQGAESVICAYRRDEENMPGSRREVKNAREEGVEFQFNRQPIEIVGENGKVTGVKFVTTQLGEPDSRGRRSPEPVPGSEEILPADAVLLAFGFRTSPADWFNDVKINLDGSGRVVAPEQQEFKFQTSNPKIFAGGDMVRGSDLVVTAIWEGRQAAEGILDYLDV, from the coding sequence ATGGCAGAGCGCCTAAACAATGACTTTCAATTCCTGGATGTCCCACGCCAAGAGCCAGAGAAAAAAGATCTAACTGTCCGCAAAGCAGAGTTTGTGGAAATTTATAAACCGTTTACAGCGGAAATTGCGGCCAACCAGACGCATCGCTGTTTAGGTTGTGGTAACCCTTATTGTGAATGGAAATGTCCAGTACATAACTACATTCCAAACTGGTTAAAGTTAATTGCTGAAGGTCGTATTTTCCAGGCAGCTGAATTGTGCCATCAAACCAATACACTGCCTGAAGTGTGTGGTCGTGTTTGTCCGCAAGACCGTTTGTGTGAAGGGGCTTGTACCTTGAACGACGGTTTTGGTGCAGTGACCATTGGTAATGCAGAAAAATACATTAACGATACTGCTTTTGCTCTGGGCTGGCGTCCAGATATGTCACACGTGAAGTGGACAGACAAAAAAGTGGCCATCATCGGTGCGGGCCCTGCGGGTCTGGGCTGTGCGGACATTCTGGTACGTAACGGTGTTAAACCGGTGGTATTCGACAAACGTCCTGAAATTGGCGGTTTGCTGACGTTCGGTATTCCAGAGTTCAAGATGGAAAAAGACGTGATGAAACGTCGCCGTGAAATTTTCACAGGCATGGGCGTTGAATTCCGTCTCAATACTGAAATTGGTACTGATGTTACGATTGATCAGCTGCTTGCAGACTACGATGCCGTGTTTATGGGTATGGGGACATACACGTATATGAAAGGCGGTTTTGCCGGTGAAGATCTGGATGGTGTCTATGATGCACTGGATTTCCTGATTGCCAACGTTAACCGTTGCCAAGGCTGGGAAAAAGATCCAAGCGAGTACATCAGCGTTGAAGGCCAAAAAGTGATTGTACTTGGTGGTGGTGATACAGCGATGGACTGTAACCGTACTTCTATCCGTCAAGGTGCTGAATCAGTGATTTGTGCTTACCGCCGTGATGAAGAAAACATGCCGGGTTCTCGCCGTGAAGTGAAAAATGCACGCGAAGAAGGTGTGGAATTCCAGTTTAACCGTCAGCCAATCGAAATTGTCGGTGAAAACGGCAAAGTGACAGGCGTGAAATTTGTGACTACACAATTGGGTGAGCCTGATAGCCGTGGTCGTCGTAGCCCTGAACCTGTGCCGGGTTCTGAAGAAATCTTGCCTGCTGACGCAGTTCTTCTAGCATTCGGTTTCCGTACCAGCCCTGCTGATTGGTTTAATGATGTGAAAATTAACCTGGATGGTTCAGGCCGTGTGGTTGCACCGGAACAGCAAGAGTTTAAATTCCAGACTTCAAATCCGAAAATATTTGCCGGTGGCGATATGGTGCGTGGTTCTGACCTGGTGGTGACTGCAATCTGGGAAGGTCGTCAGGCGGCTGAAGGTATCCTTGATTATCTGGATGTTTAA
- the gltB gene encoding glutamate synthase large subunit — MPSPNTVAPAQGLYQPDEFKDNCGFGLIAHMQGDASHDLVKTAMHSLSCMTHRGGIAADGKTGDGCGLLLAMPKKFFREEAKKLSDITLSEIFAVGTVFLNLDPAIAAHSKQVLAKEIESEGLTVLAWRVIPTNNDALGEIAMQSLPAFEQIIVNCPMGVTEVEFNRKLFLARRRAEQQLSNDPSFYVTTLCSTVISYKGLMMPEAIADFYTDLADERLESHIVVFHQRFSTNTLPRWPLAQPFRYLAHNGEINTITANRNWAMARTPKFENPLLPGLTDLNPIVNRTGSDSSSLDNMLEILVGGGMDLFRALRMLVPPAWQNVETLDADLRAFYEFNSKHMEAWDGPAGLVIQDGRHAICMLDRNGLRPARWVITKNGYITLASEIGVWGYEPEDVISKGRVGPGQILVIDTFTGKMLDTKDVSNHLKKMRPYREWLRENSVRVQGSPELEEYLCDQGLKGDELKASQKMFLVTFEERDQLLRPIAESGQEAVGSMGDDTPMAVLSRQVRHVSDYFRQQFAQVTNPPIDPLRESIVMSLETCFGREQNVFEQSPEHADRLIVSSPVLSNSKMHQIRTLGRPGYEIADIDLNYAETEGLEAAITRICEEAAQAIRDGKTLLVLSDKKIRQGFLPANALMATGAVHHHLINVGLRTDANIIVETGLARDPHQFAVILGFGATAIYPYLAYDVINDLIAKGELLGDPIHAQANFRKGIEKGLLKVLSKMGISTVASYRGGQLFEAVGLSEEVVNKCFTGVPSRIKGATFADLENDLKKLADTAWKSREPIDQGGMLKFVFDKEYHAFNPDVINALHKSVRSGEYADFKEYAELVNNRPVATIRDLLKLKTDNSIPLDQVESVEDILPRFDSAGMSLGALSPEAHEAIAIAMNTIGGRSNSGEGGEDPARYGTIRNSKIKQIASGRFGVTPAYLTSAEVLQIKVAQGAKPGEGGQLPGGKVNGLIARLRYSVPGVTLISPPPHHDIYSIEDLSQLIFDLKQVNPQAMVSVKLVSEPGVGTIAAGVAKAYADFITISGYDGGTAASPLSSIHHAGSPWELGLSEAHQALRVNDLRGKVRVQTDGGLKTGLDVVKAAILGAESFGFGSTPMIALGCKYLRICHLNNCATGVATQQDHLRQEHYIGEPEMLINFFHFIAEETREWLAALGVASLKDLIGRTDLLEMLPGETEKHAHLDLSALLESHPAAEGKAQYCQVQGNAPFDKGVLAEKMVAEMLPAIEAGVSGEYSFTIGNCDRSIGARISGEIARRYGNLSMEAHPVKVNLTGTAGQSLGVWNAGGLHIKLEGDANDYVGKGMAGGRVSIFPPKGSPFQTQETAIIGNTCLYGATGGKLFAAGTAGERFAVRNSGAFAVIEGAGDHCCEYMTGGIVTVLGKVGHNFGAGMTGGFAYVLDLDNDFVDHYNHELIELNRISTEVMEEHQEFLLRILDEHIAETGSAWAYKIRNEFDYYSRKFWLVKPKAANLQTLLKTTKADPQ, encoded by the coding sequence ATGCCATCGCCTAATACTGTAGCTCCCGCTCAAGGTTTATACCAACCGGATGAGTTTAAAGATAACTGTGGTTTCGGTTTAATCGCCCATATGCAGGGTGATGCAAGCCATGATCTCGTTAAAACCGCTATGCACAGCCTTAGCTGCATGACCCACCGTGGTGGTATTGCCGCAGATGGTAAGACAGGGGATGGTTGTGGCCTGCTTTTGGCAATGCCGAAAAAATTCTTCCGTGAAGAAGCCAAAAAACTCAGTGATATCACTCTAAGTGAAATTTTTGCTGTCGGTACGGTATTTTTAAATCTAGATCCGGCGATTGCTGCACATTCTAAACAAGTACTGGCTAAAGAGATTGAATCTGAAGGCCTTACAGTTTTAGCCTGGCGTGTTATCCCAACCAATAATGATGCGCTTGGTGAAATTGCAATGCAGTCTTTACCTGCATTCGAACAGATTATTGTCAATTGCCCGATGGGTGTGACTGAGGTTGAGTTTAACCGCAAATTGTTCTTGGCACGCCGTCGTGCAGAACAGCAGTTAAGCAATGATCCATCATTCTACGTAACGACTTTGTGTTCTACAGTGATTAGCTATAAAGGCTTGATGATGCCTGAAGCGATTGCTGATTTTTACACTGATTTAGCAGATGAACGCCTGGAATCTCATATTGTGGTGTTCCATCAACGTTTCTCGACCAACACATTACCGCGTTGGCCTCTGGCACAGCCGTTCCGTTATCTTGCGCATAATGGCGAAATCAACACCATTACCGCAAACCGTAACTGGGCTATGGCACGTACACCAAAATTCGAAAACCCATTATTGCCAGGTTTAACCGATCTTAATCCGATTGTGAACCGTACCGGTTCAGACTCTTCAAGTCTGGATAACATGCTTGAGATTCTTGTCGGTGGTGGCATGGACTTGTTCCGTGCATTGCGTATGCTGGTTCCACCAGCTTGGCAAAATGTTGAAACTTTAGATGCTGACCTGCGTGCATTCTATGAATTCAACTCTAAGCATATGGAAGCTTGGGATGGTCCTGCTGGCTTAGTTATCCAGGATGGTCGTCATGCTATCTGTATGCTGGATCGTAATGGTTTACGTCCGGCACGTTGGGTCATTACTAAAAATGGTTACATTACTCTTGCATCAGAAATTGGTGTGTGGGGCTATGAACCTGAAGATGTGATTTCTAAAGGTCGTGTAGGACCGGGCCAGATTCTGGTGATTGATACCTTCACTGGCAAAATGCTGGACACCAAAGATGTCAGCAATCATTTGAAAAAAATGCGTCCTTACCGTGAATGGTTGCGTGAAAATTCTGTGCGTGTACAAGGTAGTCCAGAACTTGAAGAATATTTATGTGATCAAGGTTTAAAAGGCGACGAGCTAAAAGCTTCACAAAAAATGTTCCTGGTGACTTTTGAAGAGCGTGACCAGTTGCTTCGTCCAATCGCAGAAAGCGGTCAGGAAGCTGTGGGTTCAATGGGTGATGATACGCCAATGGCGGTGTTATCTCGCCAGGTGCGCCATGTATCAGATTACTTCCGTCAGCAATTTGCGCAGGTGACCAACCCACCAATCGATCCACTGCGTGAATCGATTGTGATGTCGCTGGAGACCTGTTTTGGTCGTGAACAAAATGTATTCGAGCAAAGCCCTGAGCATGCTGATCGTCTGATTGTCTCAAGTCCTGTGCTGTCAAATTCCAAAATGCATCAAATTCGTACCCTTGGGCGTCCAGGTTATGAAATTGCTGATATCGATTTGAACTATGCAGAAACTGAAGGTTTGGAAGCTGCCATCACACGTATTTGTGAAGAGGCTGCTCAAGCCATTCGTGATGGTAAAACTTTATTGGTGCTTTCAGACAAGAAAATCCGTCAAGGTTTCTTACCAGCCAATGCACTCATGGCAACAGGTGCGGTACATCACCACCTGATCAATGTCGGCCTGCGTACCGATGCCAATATTATCGTTGAAACCGGTCTGGCGCGTGATCCGCATCAATTTGCAGTTATCTTGGGCTTTGGTGCAACTGCAATCTACCCTTACCTGGCTTATGACGTCATCAATGACCTGATTGCCAAAGGTGAATTGTTGGGTGACCCGATTCATGCACAGGCGAACTTCCGTAAAGGGATTGAGAAAGGATTGTTGAAAGTCCTGTCTAAAATGGGTATTTCGACTGTTGCCTCTTACCGTGGTGGTCAGTTATTTGAAGCCGTTGGTCTATCTGAAGAAGTGGTTAATAAATGCTTCACAGGTGTACCAAGCCGTATTAAGGGTGCAACCTTTGCTGACCTTGAAAATGACCTGAAAAAACTGGCTGATACTGCGTGGAAATCGCGTGAGCCAATCGATCAGGGTGGCATGCTGAAATTCGTATTCGATAAGGAATATCATGCCTTTAACCCGGATGTGATCAATGCTTTGCATAAATCGGTTCGTTCAGGTGAATATGCTGATTTTAAAGAATATGCTGAATTGGTGAACAACCGTCCGGTTGCAACCATTCGTGACTTGTTGAAACTTAAAACTGATAATTCAATTCCACTGGATCAAGTGGAATCTGTAGAAGATATTCTGCCGCGTTTCGACTCTGCTGGGATGTCTTTAGGTGCCTTGTCTCCTGAAGCGCACGAAGCGATTGCGATTGCCATGAATACCATTGGTGGTCGTTCCAACTCTGGTGAGGGCGGTGAAGATCCAGCGCGTTATGGCACCATCCGTAACTCGAAAATCAAACAGATTGCTTCAGGCCGTTTTGGTGTAACACCTGCTTATCTGACTTCTGCAGAAGTCTTGCAAATTAAAGTGGCGCAAGGTGCAAAACCGGGTGAAGGCGGTCAGTTACCGGGTGGTAAAGTGAATGGCTTGATTGCACGTTTACGTTACTCTGTACCGGGTGTAACCCTGATTTCACCTCCACCGCACCATGACATCTACTCGATTGAAGATTTGTCACAGTTGATCTTTGACTTGAAACAGGTCAACCCTCAAGCGATGGTGTCTGTGAAACTGGTATCTGAACCGGGTGTAGGAACCATTGCTGCCGGTGTTGCAAAAGCTTATGCCGATTTCATTACCATTTCCGGCTATGACGGCGGTACAGCAGCTTCTCCATTATCTTCAATTCACCATGCCGGTTCGCCATGGGAATTGGGTCTAAGCGAGGCACATCAAGCACTCCGTGTGAATGATCTGCGTGGCAAAGTCCGTGTACAAACCGATGGTGGTTTGAAAACAGGTCTGGATGTGGTGAAAGCAGCGATTCTCGGTGCGGAAAGCTTCGGCTTCGGTTCAACGCCAATGATCGCGCTTGGTTGTAAATACCTGCGTATCTGTCACCTGAATAACTGTGCGACCGGTGTGGCAACTCAGCAGGATCATTTACGTCAGGAACACTACATTGGTGAGCCTGAAATGTTGATCAACTTCTTCCACTTCATTGCGGAAGAAACCCGTGAATGGCTGGCAGCGCTAGGTGTTGCAAGCTTGAAAGACTTGATTGGCCGTACTGACTTACTGGAAATGTTGCCGGGTGAAACTGAAAAACATGCTCATCTGGACTTAAGTGCATTGCTTGAATCCCATCCTGCAGCGGAAGGCAAGGCGCAATATTGCCAGGTTCAAGGCAATGCACCATTTGACAAAGGTGTTCTGGCTGAGAAGATGGTGGCAGAAATGTTGCCAGCGATTGAAGCAGGTGTCAGCGGTGAATATAGCTTCACGATTGGTAACTGTGACCGTTCAATCGGTGCGCGTATCTCTGGTGAAATTGCACGCCGCTATGGCAACCTCAGCATGGAAGCGCATCCTGTTAAAGTCAATCTGACCGGTACTGCGGGTCAGTCTTTAGGTGTATGGAATGCTGGCGGTTTACATATTAAACTTGAAGGTGATGCCAACGATTATGTGGGTAAAGGTATGGCGGGCGGTCGCGTGTCCATCTTCCCACCTAAAGGTTCACCGTTCCAGACTCAGGAAACAGCGATCATTGGTAACACCTGCTTATATGGCGCGACTGGCGGTAAACTGTTTGCTGCAGGTACAGCGGGTGAACGTTTCGCAGTACGTAACTCAGGTGCGTTTGCTGTGATCGAAGGTGCTGGCGACCACTGCTGTGAATATATGACTGGCGGTATTGTGACTGTACTGGGTAAAGTGGGTCACAACTTCGGTGCAGGTATGACCGGTGGTTTTGCTTATGTACTTGATTTGGATAACGACTTCGTTGACCATTACAACCATGAGTTAATTGAACTCAACCGTATTTCTACAGAGGTGATGGAAGAACATCAAGAATTCTTGCTTCGCATTCTGGATGAACATATTGCTGAGACAGGTAGTGCTTGGGCGTACAAGATCCGCAATGAGTTTGATTATTACAGCCGTAAATTCTGGCTTGTAAAACCAAAAGCTGCTAATTTGCAAACGCTTTTGAAAACAACCAAAGCTGATCCACAATAA
- the aroB gene encoding 3-dehydroquinate synthase — protein MQTLHVELGDRRYPIFIGSDLDPQSLLEPYIRGKQVMLVTNTTVAPLYLEHYVTAIEHLGKTVATCILPDGEQYKNIEHLNLIFDALLEAGFNRDATVLALGGGVIGDMAGFASACFQRGVYFIQVPTTLLSQVDSSVGGKTGINHPLGKNMIGAFQQPQVVLADMSQLSTLPDRELSAGLAEVIKYALLGDRDFLVWLEQNMDGLVARDAQLLAEAVYRSCAHKARIVANDEKEQGERALLNLGHTFGHAIESYLGYGVWLHGEAVATGMVMAADLSQRMGWISLEDLERTKKIIQRAHLPVKCPVIPLQEFLGYMAHDKKVLNGQLRLVLMKSLGQAVISKEFDVELMKQAILANQEKA, from the coding sequence ATGCAAACTTTACATGTTGAACTCGGTGATCGCCGTTATCCTATCTTTATTGGCAGTGATTTGGATCCTCAATCATTGCTTGAGCCGTATATTCGCGGAAAACAGGTCATGCTGGTCACCAATACCACGGTTGCGCCTTTGTATCTGGAACATTATGTGACTGCAATCGAGCATTTGGGGAAAACAGTCGCAACATGTATTTTGCCGGATGGCGAGCAATATAAAAATATTGAACACCTGAACCTGATTTTTGATGCCTTGTTGGAAGCGGGTTTTAACCGTGATGCCACAGTGCTTGCTCTGGGCGGTGGAGTGATTGGGGATATGGCAGGCTTTGCATCTGCCTGTTTCCAGCGCGGCGTTTATTTTATTCAGGTGCCGACAACTCTGCTGTCGCAAGTGGATTCCAGTGTAGGCGGGAAAACCGGGATTAATCATCCACTCGGTAAAAACATGATCGGCGCTTTTCAGCAACCTCAGGTTGTGCTTGCTGATATGTCGCAGCTGTCGACCTTACCCGACCGTGAATTATCTGCGGGTCTGGCAGAAGTAATTAAATATGCCTTGCTGGGAGACCGTGATTTCCTGGTCTGGCTTGAACAAAATATGGATGGTCTGGTCGCGCGAGATGCACAATTGCTGGCTGAAGCTGTTTATCGTTCCTGTGCCCATAAAGCACGTATTGTGGCGAATGATGAAAAAGAACAGGGCGAACGTGCCTTATTGAATTTAGGTCATACTTTTGGTCATGCAATTGAATCCTATCTGGGTTATGGGGTCTGGCTGCATGGCGAAGCTGTGGCTACCGGTATGGTGATGGCGGCTGATTTGTCACAACGTATGGGCTGGATTTCACTGGAAGATCTGGAACGTACAAAAAAAATCATTCAACGTGCACATTTGCCAGTAAAATGCCCAGTGATTCCACTGCAAGAATTTCTTGGCTATATGGCACATGATAAAAAAGTGCTGAATGGACAATTGCGTCTGGTCCTGATGAAATCGCTCGGGCAGGCTGTGATCAGCAAAGAATTTGATGTGGAATTGATGAAACAGGCGATTTTAGCGAATCAAGAAAAGGCATAA
- the aroK gene encoding shikimate kinase AroK, protein MPSNEFETLPNVYLVGPMGAGKTTVGRHLAELLGREFLDSDQEIERKTGATIPWIFEKEGEKGFRNRETMVIDELTARSHLVVATGGGAVTQPLNREFLKQRGIVVYLYTPVEIQLQRTYRDKNRPLLQVENPEQKLRDLLAVRDPLYREIADYIIETNQGAARDLAQKILQMIVSEETKLV, encoded by the coding sequence TTGCCAAGCAATGAGTTTGAAACCCTGCCAAATGTCTATTTGGTAGGGCCAATGGGGGCTGGGAAAACAACTGTTGGTCGTCATTTAGCGGAACTGTTGGGGCGAGAGTTTCTTGATAGTGATCAGGAAATTGAGCGTAAAACAGGTGCGACAATCCCTTGGATCTTTGAAAAAGAAGGTGAAAAGGGATTTCGTAACCGTGAAACAATGGTGATTGATGAACTCACAGCCCGTTCACACTTGGTTGTTGCAACCGGTGGCGGAGCAGTAACCCAGCCACTTAATCGCGAATTTTTAAAACAACGCGGAATTGTTGTTTACCTCTATACTCCTGTCGAAATCCAGTTACAGCGCACTTACCGGGATAAAAACCGTCCTTTACTGCAAGTTGAAAATCCTGAACAAAAGTTACGTGATTTATTGGCAGTTCGTGATCCTTTATATCGTGAAATTGCAGATTATATTATTGAGACAAATCAGGGTGCTGCTCGAGATTTGGCGCAAAAAATCTTACAAATGATTGTTTCTGAAGAAACAAAACTAGTCTAA